The following are from one region of the Aspergillus chevalieri M1 DNA, chromosome 1, nearly complete sequence genome:
- the RAD54 gene encoding DNA-dependent ATPase RAD54 (COG:L;~EggNog:ENOG410PG5P;~InterPro:IPR038718,IPR000330,IPR027417,IPR001650, IPR013967,IPR014001;~PFAM:PF00176,PF00271,PF04851,PF08658;~go_function: GO:0005524 - ATP binding [Evidence IEA];~go_function: GO:0016817 - hydrolase activity, acting on acid anhydrides [Evidence IEA]), with translation MYRPRPAATENGGTTPSSKSLHNSPHNPLDRLSKPFRCPGSATPTRASDKPARKRRKVNYTGADGNADEGEKPYTNEERLALTTRDVNRFPVFKPKDKDTTFKQRFKVPLVNKTSDAYNASRPAPTLGMRRGATFVVKPLHDPSGEFAIVLYDPTVDDVEEKPESKVEDQSEQQKLDEPIMHKSLADILGLKKEVDTRPKVPVVIDPKLAKILRPHQVEGVKFLYRCTTGMVDKNAHGCIMADGMGLGKTLQCIALMWTLLKQSPEAGKSTIQKCIIACPSSLVGNWANELGKWLGEGTITPFAVDGKASKTELTMQIKQWAIASGRSVVRPVLIVSYETLRMYVDALKDSPIGLLLCDEGHRLKNKDSLTWTALNSLNVSRRVILSGTPIQNDLSEYFALLNFANPDLLGSQNEFRKRFELPILKGRDAAGTEDEQKKGNERLSELSGIVNKFIIRRTNDILSKYLTVKYEHVVFCNMSQFQLGLYNHFIQSPEIRSLLRGKGSQPLKAIGILKKLCNHPDLLNLSADLPGCEHVFPDDYVPPEGRGRDREIKSWYSGKMMVLDRMLARIRQDTNDKIVLISNYTQTLDLFEKLCRARGYGSLRLDGTMNVNKRQKLVNKFNDPDGEEFVFLLSSKAGGCGLNLIGANRLVLFDPDWNPAADQQALARVWRDGQKKNCFVYRFIATGSIEEKIFQRQSHKQSLSSAVVDSAEDVERHFSLESLRELFQFKPETRSDTHDTIKCKRCRPKESQFIKSPAMLYGDTSTWNHFVNDGEKGQLGKIQDLLIRQETTERDVSAVFQYISH, from the exons AT GTATCGACCTCGACCGGCCGCAACGGAGAATGGTGGAACGACGCCGTCATCTAAATCACTCCATAACAGTCCTCATAATCCCCTCGATCGCCTCTCGAAGCCGTTTAGATGCCCCGGATCTGCTACCCCAACCCGAGCCTCAGATAAGCCggcgagaaagagaagaaaagtcAACTATACGGGCGCCGACGGAAACGCggatgaaggagaaaagCCATACACGAACGAAGAACGCCTAGCCCTGACTACCAGAGACGTGAACAGATTCCCCGTGTTCAAGCCCAAAGACAAGGATACGACATTCAAGCAGAGATTCAAAGTTCCGCTCGTTAATAAGACTTCCGACGCCTACAATGCCTCGCGGCCAGCACCAACGCTCGGAATGAGAAGAGGCGCGACGTTTGTCGTGAAGCCTTTGCATGATCCTAGTGGAGAATTTGCAATTGTGTTATATGACCCGACCGTTGACGATGTTGAAGAGAAACCCGAATCAAAAGTAGAGGATCAATCCGAGCAACAGAAGTTGGACGAGCCGATCATGCATAAGAGCTTGGCGGATATTCTAGGTCTGAAGAAGGAGGTTGATACCCGCCCCAAGGTCCCTGTTGTGATAGATCCGAAATTGGCAAAGATTCTACGTCCACATCAAGTTGAAGGTGTCAAG TTCTTATATCGCTGCACAACTGGGATGGTGGATAAGAACGCGCACGGCTGCATCATGGCAGACGGGATGGGGTTAGGCAAAACG CTTCAATGCATTGCCTTGATGTGGACTCTGCTCAAGCAGTCCCCAGAAGCCGGGAAGAGTACGATTCAAAAATGCATTATTGCTTGCCCGTCAAGTTTGGTTGGAAACTGGGCCAATGAGCTTG GGAAATGGCTTGGGGAGGGCACCATTACTCCGTTTGCAGTAGACGGTAAGGCATCGAAAACAGAGCTTACCATGCAGATAAAGCAATGGGCAATCGCTTCTGGACGCTCCGTGGTTAGACCTGTCCTAATCGTGTCTTATGAGACGCTGCGCATGTACGTTGATGCGCTGAAGGATTCACCAATCGGCCTATTGTTGTGTGATGAGGGTCATCGCCTCAAGAATAAAGACAGTTTGACGTGGACTGCGCTGAACAGTTTGAATGTGAGCCGCCGGGTTATTCTATCTGGTACTCCCATCCAGAATGACCTGTCTGAATACTTTGCTCTCCTAAACTTTGCCAATCCAGACTTGCTTGGATCGCAGAACGAGTTTCGAAAGAGATTCGAATTACCAATTCTCAAAGGTCGAGATGCGGCGGGAACAGAAGATGagcaaaagaaaggaaacgAGCGTCTGTCAGAACTTTCGGGCATTGTCAACAAATTCATCATCCGTCGGACAAACGACATCTTGTCGAAGTATCTGACAGTCAAGTACGAACATGTGGTGTTCTGCAACATGTCGCAATTCCAACTTGGACTGTACAATCATTTCATCCAGAGTCCCGAAATCAGGAGCTTGCTGAGGGGAAAGGGAAGTCAGCCTTTGAAGGCTATTGGAATCTTGAAGAAGCTCTGTAACCACCCAGACCTGCTCAATCTTTCTGCGGACCTCCCGGGATGTGAACATGTATTCCCAGACGACTATGTACCCCCTGAAGGCAGAGGTCGTGACCGGGAAATTAAGTCCTGGTACTCCGGGAAGATGATGGTCCTTGATCGCATGCTGGCACGCATTCGCCAGGATACGAATGACAAGATCGTTCTTATTAGCAATTATACTCAAACTTTGGATCTCTTCGAAAAGCTCTGCAGAGCAAGAGGATACGGCTCGCTGCGGTTGGACGGCACCATGAACGTCAATAAACGACAGAAGCTAGTCAATAAGTTCAATGACCCCGACGGAGAGGAATTTGTCTTTCTTCTTAGTAGCAAAGCCGGTGGGTGCGGTTTGAACTTGATCGGTGCAAACCGTCTCGTACTTTTCGATCCCGACTGGAACCCTGCTGCAGACCAACAAGCACTGGCTCGTGTATGGCGTGACggacaaaagaaaaactgTTTCGTCTATCGCTTCATCGCCACTGGATCAATCGAGGAGAAGATCTTCCAGCGCCAGTCGCATAAACAATCACTCTCTTCTGCTGTGGTTGATTCTGCGGAAGATGTCGAACGCCACTTCTCACTGGAATCCCTTCGTGAGCTCTTCCAGTTCAAGCCAGAGACCCGGAGCGACACGCACGATACAATCAAGTGCAAGAGGTGTAGACCGAAGGAGTCCCAGTTTATCAAATCTCCGGCCATGCTGTATGGTGACACTAGTACCTGGAATCATTTTGTCAACGATGGAGAGAAGGGTCAGCTTGGGAAGATTCAAGATTTGCTCATTCGTCAGGAGACTACAGAAAGGGACGTTTCTGCGGTCTTCCAATATATCAGTCATTGA
- a CDS encoding putative mitochondrial carrier protein (COG:C;~EggNog:ENOG410PI84;~InterPro:IPR018108,IPR023395,IPR002067;~PFAM:PF00153;~TransMembrane:3 (i53-75o95-114i260-281o);~go_process: GO:0055085 - transmembrane transport [Evidence IEA]), with the protein MASDFCAGYLSGAIGIIIGNPLDVIKVRLQAGHNSADAAAAAASKQRLSRFELARGAAAPILGYGALNAVLFVAYNRSLKFMDSSVTDPTNPQGIPLYRLWIAGAVGGLASWTISSPTEYIKCRAQLDNRPEVSSWTVAKDIAQTRGWRGLYYGGGITSARDSIGYGFYFWSYEYCKRLVASENDDVHQAAIKVLLCGGIAGVATWASVFPLDVIKTRLQAQTSGICPESRPLLPSQNNRRELNSFQIAREAYRNEGMKVFYRGLGVCSIRAFIVNAVQWATYEWLMKAFTNVAWNESFMPENAQAHR; encoded by the exons ATGGCGTCCGATTTCTGCGCTGGATACCTCAGCGGCGCGATTGGGATTATCATCGGGAACCCGCTAGATGTGATTAAGGTTCGGTTACAAGCCGGTCACAACTCTGCAGATGcagctgcagctgcagcaTCGAAGCAACGCTTGAGCCGCTTCGAGCTTGCGCGAG GAGCTGCAGCTCCTATCCTTGGATATGGGGCTCTCAATGCCGTCCTTTTCGTCGCCTATAACCGGTCGTTGAAGTTTATGGATAGCTCAGTCACGGACCCTACAAACCCGCAGGGCATTCCTCTTTACAGGCTCTGGATTGCCGGTGCTGTAGGCGGCCTGGCTAGTTGGACCATATCATCTCCGACAGAATATATAAAATGCCGTGCCCAATTAGATAATCGGCCCGAGGTCTCATCGTGGACCGTTGCGAAAGACATTGCTCAAACCCGTGGCTGGAGGGGCCTCTATTACGGAGGGGGGATTACTAGTGCCAGGGATTCTATTGGTTATGGCTTTTA TTTCTGGTCCTACGAGTATTGCAAACGACTTGTGGCCTCTGAAAATGATGATGTTCATCAAGCCGCGATAAAGGTGCTTCTCTGCGGAGGCATTGCTGGCGTCGCTACCTGGGCGTCGGTTTTTCCACTGGATGTGATCAAAACCAGACTACAAGCGCAAACCAGCGGGATATGTCCTGAGAGCCGGCCGCTTCTGCCGTCGCAGAACAACAGGCGGGAACTGAACTCCTTCCAGATTGCCAGGGAAGCATATCGGAACGAAGGCATGAAAGTCTTCTATCGCGGTCTTGGGGTTTGCAGTATCAGAGCATTCATAGTAAATGCGGTCCAG TGGGCCACATACGAATGGCTTATGAAAGCCTTCACTAATGTCGCTTGGAATGAAAGTTTCATGCCCGAAAATGCTCAGGCACACAGATGA
- the BUD20 gene encoding putative C2H2 finger domain protein (COG:A;~EggNog:ENOG410PMXD;~InterPro:IPR036236,IPR013087,IPR022755,IPR003604;~PFAM:PF12171;~go_function: GO:0003676 - nucleic acid binding [Evidence IEA];~go_function: GO:0008270 - zinc ion binding [Evidence IEA]) has product MGALRRVKTKRLTRGYDQVREDLESPKHLAQYKATKDADDLPGLGKHYCVECAKWFESEYNLVAHTKGKNHKRRLRLLREDPHTQKMAEAAVGLGTDNGKRPQESEIAMED; this is encoded by the exons ATGGGTGCGCTGAGAAGAGTGAAGACTAAGCGCCTGACAAG AGGCTACGATCAAGTGCGCGAAGACCTCGAGTCCCCCAAACACCTTGCGCAGTACAAAGCCACCAAAGACGCAGACGATCTTCCAGGCCTAGGAAAGCACTATTGTGTCGAATGCGCAAAATGGTTTGAGAGCGAATACAATTTGGTCGCCCACACCAAGGGCAAGAACCACAAACGAAG ACTCCGCCTATTACGCGAGGATCCTCATACACAGAAGATGGCCGAAGCCGCTGTTGGGTTGGGAACAGACAACGGCAAGCGACCACAGGAATCTGAAATCGCCATGGAGGATtaa
- the acoA gene encoding aconitate hydratase ACO1 (COG:C;~EggNog:ENOG410PGE5;~InterPro:IPR001030,IPR018136,IPR006248,IPR036008, IPR015931,IPR015932,IPR015928,IPR000573;~PFAM:PF00694,PF00330;~go_function: GO:0003994 - aconitate hydratase activity [Evidence IEA];~go_function: GO:0051539 - 4 iron, 4 sulfur cluster binding [Evidence IEA];~go_process: GO:0006099 - tricarboxylic acid cycle [Evidence IEA]) encodes MISSRLARMGALAPKSRAFFGNRGMATVTDSPLDKKVEMTHWEKGNYINYKKMSENLDIVRQRLSRPLTYAEKILYSHLDDPHGQDIERGKSYLKMRPDRVACQDATAQMAILQFMSAGMPSVATPTTVHCDHLIEAQVGGDQDLARANDINKEVYDFLSTATGKYNIGFWKPGSGIIHQIVLENYAFPGGLMIGTDSHTPNAGGLAMSAIGVGGADAVDVMAGLPWELKAPKVIGVRLTGQMSGWTAPKDIILKVAGLLTVKGGTGAIIEYHGPGVDSLSCTGMGTICNMGAEIGATTSLFPYNDRMYDYLKATKRQNIADFARSYGKELREDEGAEYDQLIEINLSELEPHINGPFTPDLATPISKFKEAVDTNKWPEDLKVGLIGSCTNSSYEDMSRAASIARDALDHGIKSKSLFTVTPGSEQIRATIERDGQLQTLEEFGGVILANACGPCIGQWDRKDVKKGEPNSIISSYNRNFTGRNDANPATHAFVTSPDLVVAMTIAGTLKFNPLTDTLKDKDGKEFMLKAPSGEGLPAQGYDPGRDTYQAPPADRESISVAVSPESDRLQLLAGFKAWDGKDATNLPILIKCEGKTTTDHISMAGPWLKYRGHLDNISNNMLIGAVNAENGEANKVKNAFTGDYDAVPATARDYKARGVKWVVIGDWNYGEGSSREHAALEPRHLGGLAIITRSFARIHETNLKKQGMLPLTFSDPADYDKIQPTDTVDLLCTELEVGKPMTLRVHPKDGATYDIKLSHTFNESQIEWFHDGSALNTMARKSAS; translated from the exons ATGATCTCCTCAAGGCTCGCGCGCATGGGTGCGCTG GCCCCTAAGTCCCGTGCT TTCTTCGGAAACCGGGGCATGGCCACCGTCACTGACAGCCCTCTCGACAAGAAGGTCGAGATGACCCATTGGGAGAAG GGTAACTACATCAACTACAA GAAGATGTCAGAGAACCTTGACATTGTCCGCCAGCGCCTGAGCCGTCCTCTCACCTATGCTGAGAAGATCCTGTACTCTCACCTTGACGACCCTCACGGCCAGGACATCGAGCGTGGCAAGTCGTACCTGAAAATGCGCCCCGACCGTGTTGCTTGCCAGGATGCCACTGCTCAGATGGCCATCCTTCAGTTCATGTCGGCTGGTATGCCGTCCGTCGCCACTCCCACCACCGTCCACTGTGACCACTTGATCGAGGCCCAGGTTGGTGGTGACCAGGATCTTGCGCGTGCCAATGATATCAACAAGGAAGTCTACGACTTCCTTTCCACTGCTACCGGCAAGTACAACATTGGTTTCTGGAAGCCCGGCTCCGGTATCATTCACCAAATTGTCCTGGAGAATTACGCTTTCCCGGGTGGTCTGATGATCGGTACCGACTCTCATACCCCTAACGCCGGTGGTCTCGCCATGTCTGCCATTGGTGTCGGTGGTGCTGATGCTGTCGACGTCATGGCTGGTCTTCCTTGGGAGTTGAAGGCTCCTAAGGTCATTGGTGTCCGCCTGACCGGTCAGATGTCCGGCTGGACTGCTCCTAAGG ACATTATCCTTAAGGTTGCTGGTCTCCTTACCGTCAAGGGTGGTACTGGTGCCATCATTGAGTACCACGGTCCTGGTGTCGACTCTCTGTCTTGCACTGGTATGGGTACCATCTGTAACATGGGTGCCGAAATTGGTGCCACCACCTCGCTCTTCCCCTACAACGACCGCATGTACGACTACCTCAAGGCCACCAAGCGTCAGAACATTGCCGACTTCGCCCGGAGCTACGGCAAGGAGCTCCGCGAGGACGAGGGTGCTGAGTACGACCAGCTGATTGAGATCAACCTCTCCGAGCTCGAGCCTCACATCAACGGCCCCTTCACTCCTGACCTTGCTACCCCCATCTCCAAGTTTAAGGAGGCTGTTGACACCAACAAGTGGCCTGAGGACCTCAAGGTTGGTCTGATTGGTTCTTGCACCAACTCCTCGTATGAGGACATGTCCCGTGCCGCCTCCATTGCGCGTGACGCTCTTGACCACGGTATCAAGTCCAAGTCTCTCTTCACTGTCACCCCTGGTTCTGAGCAGATCCGCGCCACCATTGAGCGTGACGGTCAGCTTCAGACCCTTGAGGAGTTCGGTGGTGTCATCCTTGCCAACGCTTGCGGTCCCTGCATTGGCCAGTGGGACCGTAAGGATGTGAAGAAGGGCGAGCCCAACTCCATCATCTCTTCCTACAACCGTAACTTCACCGGTCGTAATGACGCTAACCCCGCCACCCACGCCTTCGTTACCTCCCCTGACCTTGTCGTTGCCATGACCATTGCCGGTACCCTCAAGTTCAACCCTCTTACCGACACCCTCAAGGACAAGGACGGCAAGGAGTTCATGCTCAAGGCTCCCTCTGGTGAGGGTCTCCCTGCCCAGGGCTACGACCCCGGCCGTGACACCTACCAGGCTCCCCCCGCGGACCGTGAGTCCATCAGCGTCGCTGTCTCTCCCGAGAGTGACCGTCTCCAGCTCCTGGCCGGATTCAAGGCCTGGGATGGCAAGGATGCCACCAACCTCCCCATCCTTATCAAGTGTGAGGGCAAGACCACTACCGACCACATCTCCATGGCCGGTCCTTGGTTGAAGTACCGTGGTCACCTTGACAACATCTCCAACAACATGTTGATCGGTGCCGTCAACGCCGAGAACGGTGAGGCCAACAAGGTCAAGAACGCCTTCACTGGCGACTACGATGCTGTCCCTGCTACTGCTCGTGATTACAAGGCTCGGGGTGTCAAGTGGGTTGTCATTGGTGACTGGAACTACGGTGAGGGTAGCTCTCGTGAGCACGCTGCCCTTGAGCCTCGTCACCTTGGTGGTCTTGCTATCATTACTCGCAGCTTCGCCCGTATCCACGAAACCAACTTGAAGAAGCAGGGTATGCTTCCTCTCACCTTCTCTGACCCCGCCGACTACGACAAGATCCAGCCCACCGACACTGTCGATCTCCTCTGCACTGAGCTCGAGGTTGGCAAGCCTATGACCCTCCGTGTCCACCCCAAGGACGGTGCCACCTACGACATCAAGCTCAGCCACACTTTCAACGAGTCCCAGATCGAGTGGTTCCACGATGGCTCTGCTCTCAACACCATGGCTCGCAAGTCTGCCAGCTAA
- a CDS encoding putative metallo-beta-lactamase domain protein (COG:S;~EggNog:ENOG410PG1P;~InterPro:IPR036866,IPR036388,IPR041516,IPR001279;~PFAM:PF17778,PF00753) gives MATQLIPLPEVERLSASVVRILGGNPGKFTLQGTNTYLIGRGRQRILIDTGEGKPTWATSLRNVLSSENATVQRALITHWHVDHVGGILDLKRLCPQVIVHKREPEEGEADIEDGQVFSVEGATLRASYTPGHAFDHMAFVLEEEDALITGDNVLGYGTSVFEDLKAYISSLQRMHSLASGRGYPGHGPVIEKVQSKVTEYLRHRQQREDEVVRVLRYGKLDVGDDEKSPERKGWWTPLELVKVIYKGVPESLHLPASHGVLQVLMKLEDEARTVHDSVSGKWRLIDGRSAL, from the exons ATGGCTACACAATTGATTCCACTGCCTGAAGTGGAACGACTCAGTGCTTCTGTGGTGCGGATTTTGGGGGGCAACCCTGGAAAG TTTACATTACAAG GAACAAATACATATCTGATCGGTCGAGGACGCCAAAGGATCCTCATCGATACGGGCGAAGGCAAACCCACCTGGGCAACAAGTCTTAGGAACGTCTTATCATCGGAGAACGCAACTGTGCAAAGAGCGCTTATCACACATTGGCACGTGGACCACGTTGGTGGCATTCTTGATCTCAAGCGTCTCTGTCCCCAAGTGATTGTCCACAAGCGTGAACCTGAAGAAGGGGAAGCGGACATCGAAGATGGGCAGGTATTTAGTGTTGAGGGTGCGACGCTGAGGGCCAGCTATACGCCCGGTCACGCTTTTGACCACATGGCGTTTGTtttggaggaagaggatgcgCTTATTACTGGTGATA ATGTCTTGGGATATGGGACGAGTGTCTTCGAAGACCTGAAAGCCTACATATCTAGCCTGCAGAGGATGCACAGTCTAGCCTCCGGCCGCGGATACCCCGGTCACGGGCCAGTGATCGAAAAAGTGCAAAGTAAAGTCACTGAATACCTAAGGCACCGTCAACAACGCGAGGATGAGGTCGTCCGAGTCCTCCGATATGGCAAGCTTGACGTGGGCGATGACGAGAAATCTCCGGAGCGCAAGGGATGGTGGACTCCACTAGAGTTGGTGAAGGTAATCTATAAGGGTGTACCTGAGAGTCTGCACCTGCCTGCGTCACATGGAGTGTTGCAGGTGCTTATGAAATTGGAAGATGAGGCTAGGACAGTTCACGACTCGGTATCGGGGAAATGGCGTTTAATAGATGGGAGGTCTGCTCTGTGA
- the TPS1 gene encoding glycosyltransferase family 20 protein (CAZy:GT20;~COG:G;~EggNog:ENOG410PFBQ;~InterPro:IPR012766,IPR001830;~PFAM:PF00982;~go_function: GO:0003824 - catalytic activity [Evidence IEA];~go_function: GO:0003825 - alpha,alpha-trehalose-phosphate synthase (UDP-forming) activity [Evidence IEA];~go_process: GO:0005992 - trehalose biosynthetic process [Evidence IEA]), with product MPSIDNDGNEARLLLVSNRLPITIKRSEDGKYDFSMSSGGLVSGLSGLSKSTTFQWYGWPGLEVPEEEVPHVKERLRDEYGAVPVFIDDELADRHYNGFSNSILWPLFHYHPGEITFDESAWEAYKDANRLFAKAVAKEVKDGDLIWVHDYHLMLLPEMLREEIGDSKENVKIGFFLHTPFPSSEIYRILPVRNELLLGVLHCDLIGFHTYDYTRHFLSACSRLLGLATTPNGIEFQGKIIACGAFPIGIDPEKFQEGLKKEKVQKRIAMLEQKFQGVKLMVGVDRLDYIKGVPQKLHALEVFLSDHPEWVGKVVLVQVAVPSRQDVEEYQNLRAVVNELVGRINGKFGTVEFMPIHFLHKSVNFDELIALYAVSDACIVSSTRDGMNLVAYEYIASQQKRHGVLVLSEFAGAAQSLNGSIIVNPWNTEELAGAYQEAVTMGDEQRALNFSKLDKYVSKYTSAFWGQSFVNELTRISAAAEKFQSKPATPGPSSQVDGVNGAEAN from the exons ATGCCGTCCATTGATAACGATGGTAACGAGGCACGGCTGCTCCTCGTCTCGAACCGGTTACCCATCACCATAAAACGCTCTGAAGATGGCAAATATGACTTTTCCATGTCTTCCGGTGGCCTGGTTAGTGGTCTGAGCGGCCTGTCGAAGTCGACAACCTTCCAGTGGTACGGGTGGCCCGGCTTGGAGGTTCCCGAGGAGGAAGTTCCACATGTCAAGGAGCGACTGAGGGACGAGTATGGAGCGGTTCCGGTGTTCATCGATGATGAACTGGCAGATCGGCATTATAATGGGTTTTCCA ATTCGATCCTTTGGCCGCTCTTCCATTACCACCCTGGTGAGATAACATTCGATGAATCCGCATGGGAGGCATACAAGGATGCAAATCGCCTATTCGCCAAGGCTGTCGCAAAGGAAGTTAaagatggggatctgattTGGGTACACGACTACCACTTGATGCTACTTCCGGAAATGCTTCGGGAAGAGATTGGCGACAGCAAGGAGAACGTCAAGATTGGTTTCTTCCTGCATACGCCTTTTCCCAGTAGCGAGATCTACCGAATTCTGCCCGTTCGGAACGAGCTGCTGCTTGGTGTCCTTCACTGCGACCTCATTGGGTTCCATACCTATGACTATACCAGACATTTCTTGAGCGCTTGCTCACGGTTACT GGGATTGGCAACAACCCCGAATGGCATTGAGTTCCAAGGCAAGATCATCGCCTGTGGTGCTTTCCCAATTGGTATCGACCCGGAGAAGTTCCAAGAGGGTCttaagaaggagaaggttCAGAAACGGATAGCTATGCTTGAACAGAAATTCCAGGGCGTGAAGCTCATGGTCGGAGTAGACCGACTTGACTACATCAAAGGCGTACCCCAAAAGTTACATGCGCTTGAAGTCTTCCTCAGTGATCACCCTGAATGGGTCGGAAAAGTTGTCTTGGTTCAGGTTGCTGTACCCAGTCGACAGGATGTTGAAGAGTATCAGAACCTTAGAGCTGTTGTCAATGAGCTTGTTGGCAGGATCAACGGCAAATTTG GGACGGTCGAGTTTATGCCGATTCACTTCCTTCACAAGTCAGTTAACTTTGACGAGCTTATTGCGCTATACGCAGTATCGGACGCCTGCATTGTTTCGTCTACCCGAGACGGTATGAACCTGGTAGCATACGAATACATTGCGTCGCAACAAAAACGTCATGGTGTCCTGGTGCTTTCAGAATTTGCCGGTGCAGCCCAGAGCCTCAACGGCAGTATAATCGTTAACCCTTGGAATACGGAAGAGCTAGCAGGAGCCTATCAAGAGGCCGTCACAATGGGTGATGAACAACGGGCTCTGAACTTTTCCAAATTGGACAAATATGTTTCCAAGTATACTAG CGCCTTCTGGGGCCAATCGTTTGTTAATGAGTTGACCAGAATATCTGCGGCAGCGGAGAAATTCCAGTCGAAACCAGCCACGCCAGGGCCGAGCTCGCAGGTCGATGGTGTCAACGGTGCTGAGGCCAATTGA
- a CDS encoding uS17 family ribosomal protein (COG:S;~EggNog:ENOG410PRF2;~InterPro:IPR012340,IPR000266;~PFAM:PF00366;~go_component: GO:0005840 - ribosome [Evidence IEA];~go_function: GO:0003735 - structural constituent of ribosome [Evidence IEA];~go_process: GO:0006412 - translation [Evidence IEA]): MSPSNTILRAMLPPRSSMTGLRTKSSSTATLLPQLARTKLMISGSQRAASTSAENQQRSQQQIPTPPSTPTPTTAAETKAAPPSLRSYPYTLKVGTVSSVGKMDRTVRVAHRHTFWDKHLRKTYPQVTNYLVSDPHNSLREGDVIEFSSGFPKSRTVHHVVERIIAPFGSAIEERPPVMSREEREAVREQKRAAKWERREQRRLESGNEDSGVKEHVGRIRGLILEREAYR, translated from the coding sequence ATGTCTCCGAGCAACACCATCCTCCGGGCAATGCTGCCCCCCCGATCTTCCATGACCGGCTTGAGGACCAAGTCCTCTTCTACGGCAACCCTTCTCCCTCAATTAGCACGGACAAAATTGATGATTTCCGGCTCTCAACGAGCAGCTTCCACCTCCGCCGAAAATCAACAACGATCGCAACAGCAAATACCAACCCCTCCTTCGACACCCACACCCACAACCGCAGCAGAAACCAAAGCCGCACCTCCCTCCCTCCGCAGTTACCCCTACACTCTCAAAGTCGGCACCGTATCCTCCGTCGGCAAGATGGACCGCACTGTTCGCGTCGCCCACCGTCACACCTTCTGGGACAAGCACCTTCGCAAGACCTACCCGCAAGTCACCAACTACCTTGTCTCGGACCCGCACAACTCCCTGCGCGAGGGCGACGTGATTGAGTTCTCTTCTGGGTTCCCAAAGAGCCGCACAGTGCACCATGTTGTTGAGCGGATCATTGCGCCGTTCGGGAGTGCGATTGAGGAGCGGCCGCCGGTGATGTCGCGGGAGGAACGCGAGGCGGTCCGTGAGCAAAAGAGGGCTGCTAAGTGGGAGCGGAGGGAGCAGAGACGGTTGGAGAGTGGTAATGAGGATTCGGGGGTGAAGGAGCATGTTGGTAGGATCCGGGGGTTGATTCTGGAGAGGGAAGCGTATAGGTGA